In Devosia sp. 1566, a single genomic region encodes these proteins:
- a CDS encoding septum formation initiator family protein produces the protein MPTRLKRPPFWRPLGLTAALLAFQGYLGFSAIGGQFGIESRAQILADIDVLKNTSSALQAEIDAYKHRATLMDTRRLDPDLVTERARAMLNMANEADIIVMVDPRTGKPLSGSFDEITEDRLNGILNAETTL, from the coding sequence ATGCCGACTCGTCTCAAGCGACCCCCATTCTGGCGCCCACTTGGCCTGACCGCAGCGTTGCTCGCGTTCCAGGGCTATCTGGGCTTTTCTGCCATTGGAGGGCAGTTCGGCATCGAAAGCCGCGCACAGATCTTGGCCGACATCGACGTCCTGAAGAACACATCCTCCGCTTTGCAGGCTGAAATCGACGCCTATAAGCACCGCGCGACCCTTATGGACACGCGCCGCCTGGACCCAGACCTGGTCACTGAGCGCGCCCGTGCAATGCTGAACATGGCGAACGAAGCGGACATCATCGTGATGGTGGATCCGCGCACAGGTAAACCACTATCCGGTTCATTCGACGAAATAACCGAGGATAGGTTAAACGGAATTTTGAACGCAGAAACAACCTTGTAG
- the pdhA gene encoding pyruvate dehydrogenase (acetyl-transferring) E1 component subunit alpha yields MATTQSNVPQFSAEQELEAFREMLLIRRFEEKAGQMYGMGLIGGFCHLYIGQEAVVTGVTMASEKGKDAQITGYRDHGHMLVMGLDPKGVMAELTGRRGGLSKGKGGSMHMFSNEHRFYGGNGIVGAQVSLGAGLAFAAKYRGDNSVSLAYFGDGAANQGQVYESFNMAKLWNLPVVFIIENNKYAMGTSLERAAATTNLSKRGLSFDIPGEQVDGMDVRLVYDAAKRAIEHARSGKGPYILEMLTYRYRGHSMSDPAKYRSKDEVTKYRQERDPIEQVRARLLEGGLATEETLKTLESEIRAIVSEAADFATNDPEPDAAELWTDVTVSA; encoded by the coding sequence ATGGCAACGACGCAATCCAATGTTCCCCAGTTCAGCGCAGAACAGGAGCTCGAGGCCTTTCGCGAGATGCTGTTGATCCGGCGTTTCGAGGAAAAGGCCGGCCAGATGTATGGCATGGGCCTGATCGGCGGCTTCTGCCACCTTTACATCGGCCAAGAAGCGGTCGTCACCGGCGTAACCATGGCCAGCGAAAAGGGCAAGGACGCGCAGATCACCGGCTATCGTGATCACGGCCACATGCTGGTCATGGGGCTGGACCCTAAGGGTGTCATGGCCGAGCTCACCGGGCGCCGCGGGGGCTTGTCTAAGGGCAAGGGCGGCTCGATGCACATGTTCTCCAACGAGCACCGCTTTTACGGTGGCAACGGGATTGTGGGCGCCCAGGTGTCACTGGGTGCTGGCCTGGCATTTGCTGCCAAGTACCGGGGCGATAATTCGGTGAGCCTTGCCTATTTCGGCGACGGCGCCGCCAATCAGGGTCAGGTCTATGAGAGCTTCAATATGGCCAAGCTCTGGAACCTGCCGGTGGTGTTCATCATCGAGAACAACAAATACGCAATGGGCACCTCGCTTGAACGGGCTGCCGCCACCACGAACCTTTCCAAGCGCGGCCTGAGCTTCGACATCCCCGGCGAGCAGGTGGATGGCATGGATGTGCGGCTGGTTTACGATGCAGCCAAGCGCGCCATCGAGCATGCCCGCTCGGGGAAGGGGCCCTACATCCTCGAAATGCTGACCTACCGCTATCGCGGCCACTCGATGTCGGATCCCGCGAAGTACCGCAGCAAGGACGAGGTCACCAAGTACCGCCAGGAGCGTGATCCCATCGAGCAGGTCCGTGCTCGCCTGCTGGAAGGCGGCTTGGCAACGGAAGAAACGCTCAAGACACTGGAGAGCGAAATTCGCGCCATCGTCAGCGAGGCCGCCGATTTTGCGACCAATGATCCCGAGCCGGATGCCGCCGAGCTCTGGACCGACGTCACCGTTTCGGCCTGA